A genomic stretch from Flavobacterium sp. KS-LB2 includes:
- a CDS encoding polysaccharide biosynthesis/export family protein: MTNHSSTISLFYPESIYFLFFIVAWGISYLSFPVIINVSKVKGLCATPSDRSSHTTETPNLGGVGIFIGFVSAYTFFGSLFNTDNKYNIGGLLLILFFLGLKDDILILSAKTKLVVQCVVSLLLTLNSNITIHNFYGIFGIYEIDSVPAIALTTFVYVLIINSYNLIDGIDGLAGIIAICFFCVSSILFYNADAIPLIIVSLTLMGSLIAFLQYNFSKKMKIFMGDTGSMIVGFLLSFVLINLLNLKQLNFGLFSYPTNPVLFIALLFYPLLDTARIFFVRLVIFKKSPFNADKNHIHHKLLSLGFKHYQISILVGVVTLLLASSSILMVKQTIYVQLFSIIFMGIILFSLPIIIDKMKSISFNFLKDSILLLLLLLTIGSLQSCASKKDVLYFQDYDKAAIDDTKILNQKIETNDILSVKIYSLDPEAAKIYNIDLLESTAGGLQLEMVRLRSYLVSDGGEITMPVLGSIIVNTKTTLELEEYLRAKLINEGHLKDPTVTVRILNSKITVLGEVRTPGTYTFAEKNLTLLQALGLAGDLTINGERKDVLLIRQEGNAKTIHHIDLTSKEWMNTELFYIKQNDVIIVNPNNARVKSAGIIGNAGTLISVISLLLTGFLLIKQ; this comes from the coding sequence ATGACGAACCATTCATCAACAATCTCATTATTTTACCCTGAGAGTATATACTTTCTTTTCTTTATCGTAGCCTGGGGAATCAGTTATCTTAGTTTTCCAGTTATCATCAATGTTTCTAAAGTCAAAGGATTATGTGCCACGCCATCTGATAGAAGTTCTCATACAACGGAAACTCCAAATCTCGGCGGTGTCGGTATTTTTATAGGTTTTGTCTCAGCCTACACCTTTTTTGGATCATTGTTTAATACAGACAACAAGTACAACATTGGCGGTTTACTTCTTATTTTATTTTTTTTGGGTTTAAAAGATGATATTTTAATTTTGTCAGCCAAAACAAAATTAGTCGTTCAGTGTGTAGTGAGCTTGCTTCTTACATTAAATTCCAACATTACGATTCACAATTTTTACGGGATTTTTGGCATTTATGAAATAGATTCAGTGCCTGCAATAGCCTTAACTACTTTTGTTTACGTTTTAATTATTAATTCCTACAATTTGATAGATGGCATAGATGGCCTAGCTGGTATCATTGCTATTTGTTTTTTTTGTGTCAGCAGTATTTTGTTTTACAATGCAGATGCAATCCCTTTGATCATCGTTTCCTTAACCTTAATGGGATCACTCATCGCTTTTTTACAATATAACTTTTCCAAGAAAATGAAAATCTTTATGGGTGATACTGGTTCGATGATAGTTGGATTTTTACTTTCGTTTGTACTAATCAATCTTCTCAACTTGAAACAACTAAATTTTGGATTATTTTCTTATCCAACCAATCCCGTTTTATTTATTGCATTATTATTTTATCCCTTGTTGGATACTGCACGAATTTTTTTTGTTAGGCTTGTGATTTTTAAAAAAAGTCCTTTTAATGCCGATAAAAATCACATTCATCATAAACTTCTATCGTTAGGTTTTAAACACTACCAAATTTCTATCTTGGTAGGAGTAGTGACGTTACTTTTAGCTTCTTCTAGTATATTGATGGTCAAACAAACTATTTATGTTCAACTTTTTAGTATCATTTTTATGGGTATTATCTTGTTTTCGCTACCTATTATCATAGATAAAATGAAATCAATTAGTTTTAACTTTTTGAAAGATAGTATTCTACTGTTATTACTATTATTAACTATTGGTTCTCTTCAGTCTTGTGCTTCAAAAAAAGATGTTTTATATTTTCAAGATTATGATAAAGCTGCAATTGACGATACCAAAATTTTGAATCAAAAAATTGAAACTAATGATATTTTATCGGTAAAGATTTATTCTCTGGACCCAGAAGCAGCAAAAATTTACAATATCGACTTACTGGAAAGTACTGCTGGTGGTTTACAATTGGAAATGGTTAGACTTAGAAGTTACCTAGTTAGTGATGGAGGTGAAATCACCATGCCAGTGCTTGGGAGTATTATTGTAAACACTAAAACTACGTTAGAGTTAGAAGAATATCTTAGAGCAAAATTGATTAACGAAGGTCATTTAAAAGATCCTACAGTTACGGTTCGTATTTTGAATTCAAAAATTACTGTTTTAGGCGAAGTTAGAACTCCAGGAACATACACCTTTGCTGAGAAGAACCTTACGTTACTTCAGGCACTTGGCTTAGCAGGTGACCTTACAATAAATGGGGAACGAAAAGATGTGCTATTGATACGGCAGGAGGGTAATGCTAAAACTATCCACCATATTGACTTAACGTCTAAAGAATGGATGAATACTGAATTGTTTTACATAAAACAAAATGATGTTATAATTGTAAATCCAAATAACGCCAGAGTTAAATCAGCTGGAATTATTGGAAATGCAGGAACTTTAATTTCGGTAATCTCGCTATTACTAACCGGATTTTTACTTATAAAACAATAG
- a CDS encoding GumC family protein produces MDNTFEEQLDLKKELFNYLSYWKYFVICLALGLFSAYFYLRYISPVYAIEAKIKILEESNKGLKLPSELLGMMASKSGINLENELETMKSRRLIGPVVSQLNLTTSYFTKGKFKNTELWNAPLTVTPIITQDDSFNPITISFTKQKDGYLVHKEDSTTVFISGNHGNIKIKSLELLIEPNANAKPETKEFFVRVVPFKAAVESLKNRISIAKVGDESDILSVGMQDVNTERGIAILDKLVSVFNEDGIYDRRMVNKKTVDFIDERFKNLTSELDSIEISKRDFKKSKGISFIEADAAVDVNKRAGADESLFRIETQIQLSKLLQDALTASKIAILPANIGLDNAIINNLINEYNMLVFQREKLNKTSGSENPTLKVLESQISGIKDNINASIYTYNKQLKVSLSQQQVDYSKASDMVLEIPGNEKMLRSIDREQKIKENLYLLLLQKREESAIAFAVTAPSIKIIEYATAGSSPVAPKRNIIFLVALFLGLAIPFSIIYIYNLLDTKIKDSNDVVFRKSQIPVIAEMPLFKDFKLFKDGNDRSVHAESFRILSSNASFSLPLKEKNVGQVILVTSSIMGEGKTFIATNLSLAYASYDKKVLLIGADMRKPKLDVALDIVKVDRGLSLYLHDIQTSWQDVVVKNNPYNDNLDVIFSGIIPPNPSSIISNGRFDALINEAKQVYDYIIIDTAPTIYVNDTFLIADNVDLTLYLTREDYTEKQLIDYVTTLKEAGKLKNMAFIFNGIKEKSGYGYGYKYSYNYGYGYGYGESNEQDSRPIFIKNPVRFIKSYFNKGNIS; encoded by the coding sequence TTGGATAATACATTTGAAGAACAGTTAGACCTTAAGAAAGAGTTATTTAATTATTTATCCTACTGGAAATATTTTGTAATTTGTTTGGCACTTGGGCTATTTTCCGCTTATTTTTATCTGCGGTACATCAGTCCCGTTTATGCTATAGAAGCAAAAATTAAGATTTTAGAAGAGAGTAATAAAGGTCTAAAACTCCCTTCGGAATTGTTGGGTATGATGGCGAGTAAATCAGGAATCAATCTGGAAAATGAATTAGAAACCATGAAGTCGAGACGTTTAATAGGTCCGGTAGTGTCTCAATTAAATCTAACTACTTCCTATTTTACCAAAGGAAAATTTAAAAATACAGAGTTGTGGAATGCGCCACTAACTGTAACTCCTATAATTACTCAGGACGATTCTTTTAATCCGATTACGATCTCTTTTACCAAACAAAAGGACGGGTATCTTGTTCATAAAGAAGACAGTACTACAGTTTTCATATCGGGAAACCATGGAAATATCAAGATCAAGAGTTTAGAATTACTTATTGAACCTAATGCTAATGCGAAACCAGAGACAAAAGAGTTTTTTGTGAGGGTTGTCCCATTTAAAGCGGCGGTAGAATCACTGAAAAACAGAATTTCTATTGCTAAAGTCGGAGATGAAAGTGATATTTTGTCAGTTGGTATGCAAGATGTGAATACAGAGCGCGGCATTGCCATCCTAGATAAATTAGTAAGTGTTTTTAATGAAGATGGAATCTACGATAGACGAATGGTTAATAAAAAAACAGTAGATTTTATTGATGAGCGTTTTAAAAATTTGACCTCTGAATTGGATAGTATAGAAATTTCAAAGCGGGATTTTAAAAAATCGAAAGGGATTAGTTTTATAGAAGCCGATGCCGCAGTAGATGTGAATAAAAGGGCAGGAGCTGATGAATCCTTATTTAGGATTGAAACCCAAATTCAGTTGTCTAAATTACTACAAGATGCTTTAACGGCCTCTAAAATTGCAATTTTGCCAGCTAATATAGGTCTTGATAATGCGATCATTAATAATTTAATTAATGAATACAATATGCTAGTTTTTCAAAGAGAAAAACTGAATAAAACCTCCGGCAGTGAAAATCCGACCTTAAAAGTACTGGAATCCCAAATAAGTGGAATTAAAGATAATATTAATGCCTCTATCTACACCTACAATAAGCAATTAAAAGTTAGTTTATCGCAACAGCAAGTAGATTATTCGAAAGCATCTGATATGGTGCTTGAAATACCAGGAAATGAAAAAATGCTACGTAGTATTGATAGAGAACAAAAAATTAAAGAGAATTTATATTTGTTATTACTTCAAAAAAGAGAAGAATCAGCTATAGCTTTCGCCGTAACTGCACCTTCTATCAAGATTATTGAGTATGCTACTGCAGGATCTTCACCTGTAGCACCAAAACGTAATATTATTTTTCTAGTGGCACTTTTTCTAGGTTTAGCGATTCCATTTAGTATTATATATATCTATAATTTACTAGATACCAAAATTAAAGATAGTAACGATGTCGTTTTTAGAAAGTCACAAATTCCTGTTATTGCTGAGATGCCTTTGTTTAAAGATTTCAAACTATTCAAAGATGGAAATGACCGATCAGTTCACGCGGAGAGTTTTAGGATTTTGTCGTCTAATGCGAGTTTTTCACTACCCTTAAAAGAGAAGAATGTGGGACAGGTCATTTTGGTAACTTCCTCTATTATGGGTGAAGGAAAGACCTTTATTGCTACAAACCTAAGTCTTGCTTACGCAAGTTACGATAAAAAAGTATTATTAATAGGTGCTGATATGCGTAAGCCTAAGCTTGATGTTGCTTTAGATATAGTTAAAGTGGATAGAGGTTTGTCCCTTTATTTGCATGATATACAGACCAGTTGGCAAGATGTGGTGGTGAAGAACAATCCGTATAATGACAATTTAGATGTGATTTTTTCAGGAATAATCCCACCTAATCCCTCTAGTATTATATCCAACGGTCGATTTGATGCTTTAATAAACGAAGCTAAACAGGTATATGATTATATTATAATCGATACGGCACCCACTATTTATGTTAATGATACGTTTTTGATTGCCGATAATGTCGACTTAACTTTGTACTTAACGCGAGAAGACTACACCGAAAAGCAGCTCATTGACTATGTGACCACTTTAAAAGAAGCGGGTAAATTAAAAAATATGGCTTTTATCTTTAATGGTATTAAAGAAAAATCAGGATATGGGTATGGTTACAAATATTCGTATAACTATGGGTATGGGTATGGGTATGGGGAAAGTAATGAACAGGACAGTAGGCCAATATTCATTAAAAATCCAGTTCGTTTTATAAAATCATACTTTAATAAGGGAAATATTTCGTAG
- a CDS encoding ATP-binding response regulator has product MIKSKILLIEDELKMRNVTTDLLVFKNYDVKAAGNGQEALDLLDNWTPDLIICDIMMPVMNGYELHEIIKETKTLSAIPFIFLTGKKENNLMRKCLLDGADDFISKPFKARQFFKIIETKIDRFQKIKNIQNNLYIGEKKHFLSEVKNPLSDILSTINLLIDRSTTKKRKDINIFYNTIKTSGERLNRTMQNLIVYENLINNSLDFNNSEQSEILSVFSEVKNKIFKMNEYEAQRITFDIDESNLNINKEYLNLILFELIDNALKFSARTTNVMVYGEIFNDRYYELTIADFGIGFSENQLKKINAAQQFNLDKREPNGLGLGLYLSKKIIKKANGVFSIISEENKGTKISLFFPLKLPLH; this is encoded by the coding sequence ATGATAAAAAGTAAAATACTCCTTATTGAGGACGAATTAAAAATGAGAAATGTTACAACAGATCTTCTTGTCTTCAAAAATTATGACGTAAAAGCTGCAGGTAATGGACAAGAAGCCCTAGACTTACTAGACAACTGGACACCAGATTTAATTATATGTGATATTATGATGCCAGTAATGAATGGTTATGAATTACATGAAATAATAAAAGAGACTAAGACATTATCTGCGATTCCATTCATCTTTCTAACCGGTAAAAAAGAGAACAATTTAATGCGAAAATGCTTATTAGATGGTGCAGATGATTTCATTTCAAAACCTTTTAAAGCTAGACAGTTTTTTAAAATTATAGAAACAAAAATTGATAGATTCCAAAAAATAAAAAATATTCAAAATAATTTATACATTGGTGAAAAAAAACATTTTTTATCAGAAGTAAAAAATCCCTTAAGCGATATATTAAGCACGATCAATTTATTAATAGATAGATCGACTACAAAAAAAAGAAAAGATATAAATATATTCTATAATACTATAAAAACGTCGGGTGAACGTCTTAACAGAACGATGCAAAACCTCATTGTTTATGAAAATTTGATCAACAACTCACTTGATTTCAATAATAGCGAGCAAAGTGAAATACTTAGTGTTTTTTCTGAAGTAAAAAATAAAATTTTTAAAATGAATGAATATGAAGCCCAACGTATAACTTTTGACATCGACGAATCAAATTTAAACATTAATAAAGAATACTTAAATCTAATTTTATTCGAGCTAATCGATAACGCATTGAAATTTTCTGCTCGCACAACAAATGTTATGGTTTACGGAGAAATATTTAATGATAGATATTATGAATTGACTATAGCTGATTTTGGAATTGGTTTCAGTGAGAACCAATTAAAAAAAATTAACGCTGCTCAACAGTTTAATCTGGATAAAAGAGAACCAAATGGACTAGGACTAGGCCTCTATTTAAGTAAAAAAATTATAAAAAAAGCAAATGGTGTTTTCAGTATTATTTCAGAAGAAAACAAAGGAACTAAAATTTCTTTATTTTTTCCACTGAAATTACCTCTACACTAA
- a CDS encoding OmpA family protein gives MKKVITFFLFLVSVYTIEAQDQINNNLSFEKQEIKNNDQDSAKLKAKNYNRWSVNVNGGFNAPVGPFTVGYHSAASNYITDPDFNHLDFNVRKMFNTKFGLMWVVAYDKFSSSGNSIPFTNNMFSTNLQGVLNIHRILNWEEFTNTFGLQLHFGPGLTFLKGQELRLTTNNNNATGLYFDNNYSIVSGATALIKVSDRFAFNIDYTMNKNFSHHLNLDGKTTVNLSANRTGIVHTVTAGATLYLGKKDKHADWYWENKIEKSNQLQTRLNFLEAQLKDANNDGLPDGWAAYVTSKIDKSPTNDFVVNNQSYSNVEAMKMINSQYVNVFFDFDQSTVSAGTISAIFFLINYMKENPAATVDIIGYADELGNRDYNLKLSEKRAKNVEEMIVRSGIDQSRLKVVIKGADNSVPKESELARQLVRRVAFKVY, from the coding sequence ATGAAGAAAGTAATTACTTTTTTTTTGTTTTTGGTTTCAGTATATACTATTGAAGCGCAGGATCAAATCAATAACAACCTTAGTTTTGAAAAGCAAGAGATAAAAAACAACGATCAGGATAGTGCAAAATTAAAGGCAAAAAATTATAATCGGTGGTCTGTTAACGTAAATGGAGGTTTTAATGCTCCAGTTGGTCCATTTACTGTGGGCTATCATTCAGCTGCCTCTAATTATATTACAGATCCAGATTTTAATCATTTGGACTTTAATGTCAGAAAGATGTTCAATACAAAATTCGGTTTAATGTGGGTTGTGGCTTATGATAAATTTTCAAGTAGTGGTAATAGTATTCCTTTTACCAATAATATGTTTAGTACTAATTTGCAGGGTGTATTAAATATTCATCGTATATTAAACTGGGAAGAATTTACTAATACTTTTGGATTACAGCTGCATTTTGGTCCTGGATTAACTTTTTTAAAAGGTCAAGAATTACGGCTTACAACTAATAATAACAATGCTACTGGTCTCTATTTCGATAATAATTATAGTATAGTGAGTGGTGCTACAGCACTTATAAAAGTATCGGATCGTTTTGCTTTCAATATTGATTATACGATGAACAAGAACTTTTCACATCATTTAAATCTTGATGGCAAAACAACTGTAAATCTTTCTGCCAATAGAACTGGTATTGTTCACACTGTGACAGCAGGTGCTACATTATACTTAGGTAAAAAAGATAAACATGCTGATTGGTATTGGGAGAACAAAATAGAAAAATCTAATCAATTGCAGACGAGATTAAATTTTCTAGAAGCGCAATTGAAAGATGCTAATAATGATGGTTTACCTGATGGATGGGCTGCTTATGTAACTTCAAAAATTGATAAGTCACCAACTAATGATTTTGTGGTAAATAATCAAAGTTATAGTAATGTAGAGGCTATGAAAATGATTAATTCTCAATACGTAAATGTGTTTTTTGATTTTGACCAAAGTACAGTCTCTGCGGGTACTATATCAGCAATATTTTTCTTAATCAATTATATGAAAGAAAATCCAGCTGCAACTGTAGATATTATAGGGTATGCTGATGAACTTGGTAATCGAGACTATAACCTTAAATTATCTGAAAAAAGAGCTAAAAATGTTGAGGAAATGATCGTAAGGTCAGGAATTGATCAAAGTAGGCTGAAAGTTGTTATAAAAGGTGCTGATAATTCAGTTCCAAAAGAGTCTGAATTAGCCAGGCAATTAGTTAGAAGGGTCGCTTTTAAAGTATATTAA
- a CDS encoding DUF6577 family protein, with amino-acid sequence MEKLLVDMIIDKDLFATQQGELDFIFNTTFKKYPVNIAKMKRYAMRRNREQETEN; translated from the coding sequence TTGGAAAAATTGTTAGTAGATATGATTATCGATAAAGACCTATTTGCAACCCAACAAGGTGAACTCGATTTTATTTTTAACACAACATTCAAAAAATACCCTGTAAATATCGCAAAAATGAAACGATACGCAATGCGCAGAAACAGAGAGCAGGAAACCGAAAATTAA
- a CDS encoding DUF6088 family protein, with amino-acid sequence MPQSIHNQIEENIKTLKKGTIIFSTDFREYGTAENVKRVLIRLEKKEILIRLARGIYLYPKKDKILRTIFPSTEEIALGIAKRDKARINSTGALALKQLGLSAEIPMNLVYITDGPVRKIKVRKSIITFKKTTPKNLTIKNKKLNAVIQGFKELGKENINENATLKIKKVLCQLPVKNLKEDINVAPTWIKNLISELIKNK; translated from the coding sequence ATGCCACAATCAATTCATAATCAAATAGAAGAAAATATTAAAACCTTAAAAAAAGGAACTATTATTTTTTCTACTGACTTTAGAGAATATGGCACGGCCGAAAATGTCAAAAGAGTACTTATTAGACTGGAAAAAAAAGAAATCTTAATTAGATTAGCACGTGGAATTTATTTATATCCTAAAAAAGACAAGATATTGAGAACTATATTTCCTTCCACCGAAGAAATTGCATTGGGTATAGCAAAAAGAGATAAAGCAAGAATAAATTCAACAGGTGCACTTGCATTGAAACAATTAGGATTATCTGCTGAAATTCCTATGAATTTAGTCTATATAACTGATGGACCGGTCAGAAAAATTAAAGTTCGAAAAAGTATAATAACATTCAAGAAGACAACACCAAAAAACTTGACTATAAAAAATAAAAAACTGAATGCAGTAATCCAAGGATTTAAAGAATTAGGAAAGGAAAACATCAATGAAAATGCCACACTAAAAATTAAAAAAGTATTGTGTCAATTGCCAGTAAAAAATTTAAAAGAAGATATTAATGTAGCCCCAACTTGGATTAAAAATTTAATTTCTGAATTAATAAAAAACAAATAG
- a CDS encoding T9SS type A sorting domain-containing protein encodes MKNKYILFFLILICTISKTIGATITSAASGNWNSTTTWAGGIVPLSGDDVIIGNHSVTVTADATCASLTTNPGDTGQAILLINSDSKITVTGLFRVQASDATNNTYVSGTGQIQVATLNIGQVFTPTTTRSTTLFVDNVSLFKITGNMAILTRIDIVAPTKVNSSRLRHRSGTIELGGTLTSSNINVATGLTVATGSSDLGYRTDNGTNQGDSKIIFKNTNPAITAAGDSASNFTGGSVEFNMPSGTYTLPTLAFKELILNSVGRTFSSNSQLTSIIDNGKLYLTNGTLTAGSAANSIGFNNNIEIIRTNGVINNINNARPRLINASNKYSISYAQNSSPITSGRELTPVTVSGSTSTVLTNNISTITVSTTNGVIVANSVETENFVITANCAISGSADVILKVKGIFSASNGSNVTIQDNLLTLASSDTYTARVAPLLNNETIGGKINIERYLKNDKRQWRLLTVPIKGDIDNSVYFNWQNNGIQTGDGVELWGPDGTLQTDGSDSGNGLVLVTNSLHNLRKWNNDSGSFINVTNTLTEPLFDSTKNYGFLSFFTHPFLSGTDGSGGYNAGTLALNLKSSGSLITGDVVYDNILNTKYYIIGNPYASPIDFSTILSDPSNHGVKKIWLIDPTVGQFGSYITYDAVAGVYSNGSSSFSGSTVVQSGQAFFVLAAGTGSLKTTTLTIKESHKSNATTNSTLNRSTKSKSANNSALFRILLEKDNGTSYTNMDGCVAVFYEGGSNAVEENDAYKLSNPGENVSLFNISSFSIEHRAPVQDSDFLTLRISQSIVGANYKLKLYTENFSFTGTAYLQDLFLGTTTQISLDGSAFEYKYQVTADSASIGNRFKVIFKQNNTLSMESLDSSQFNIYPNPLTSSETITLQFNSKQVATKYTYQIVSLLGQEIVNGDLIVSSGIASIILDGKLSAGVYILQIRDRENNAQFTKKIIIR; translated from the coding sequence ATGAAAAATAAATACATATTGTTTTTTTTAATTTTGATTTGTACCATAAGTAAAACAATCGGAGCAACAATAACAAGTGCAGCTAGTGGGAATTGGAACAGCACTACGACTTGGGCGGGAGGCATTGTGCCTTTAAGTGGAGACGATGTGATCATTGGTAATCACTCTGTAACCGTTACTGCTGATGCAACTTGTGCCAGTCTAACAACGAATCCAGGAGATACTGGACAAGCTATTTTATTAATAAATAGTGATTCTAAGATTACTGTAACTGGTTTATTTAGAGTTCAAGCTTCAGATGCTACTAATAATACTTATGTATCAGGAACTGGTCAAATTCAAGTAGCAACGTTGAATATAGGACAAGTTTTCACTCCTACTACAACTAGAAGTACCACGTTGTTTGTCGACAATGTCTCGCTTTTTAAAATTACCGGCAACATGGCTATTTTAACTCGTATTGATATTGTTGCACCAACAAAAGTTAACTCAAGTAGATTAAGACACAGATCGGGTACAATTGAATTAGGTGGGACTCTTACTTCATCAAACATAAACGTTGCTACAGGTTTAACAGTTGCAACTGGATCTTCAGATTTAGGATATAGAACTGATAATGGTACAAATCAAGGCGATAGTAAAATTATTTTTAAAAACACTAACCCGGCTATTACTGCAGCTGGAGATTCTGCAAGCAATTTTACGGGTGGATCAGTAGAATTTAATATGCCAAGTGGTACATATACTTTACCTACACTGGCTTTTAAGGAATTAATATTGAATTCGGTAGGTAGAACATTTTCAAGTAATAGTCAATTAACTTCAATTATTGATAATGGAAAGTTGTATTTAACAAATGGAACTTTAACAGCGGGTAGTGCTGCCAATTCAATAGGTTTTAACAACAATATAGAAATTATAAGAACTAATGGTGTAATAAATAATATAAATAATGCCAGACCTCGTTTAATTAATGCATCTAATAAATATAGCATTAGTTATGCACAAAATTCCTCACCTATAACTAGTGGAAGAGAATTAACACCAGTAACGGTAAGTGGATCTACTTCAACTGTTCTTACGAATAATATATCGACTATTACTGTTAGTACAACAAATGGAGTAATTGTTGCTAACAGTGTAGAAACTGAAAATTTTGTAATTACGGCTAATTGCGCAATTAGTGGATCTGCAGATGTTATTCTCAAAGTCAAAGGTATATTTAGTGCAAGTAATGGATCTAACGTGACAATACAAGATAACTTGCTAACTCTTGCTTCAAGTGATACTTATACGGCACGTGTAGCCCCTTTATTGAATAATGAAACAATTGGCGGAAAAATAAATATTGAGCGCTATTTAAAAAATGACAAAAGACAATGGCGTTTGTTAACGGTTCCAATAAAAGGAGACATTGATAATTCAGTCTATTTTAATTGGCAAAATAATGGTATACAAACTGGTGATGGTGTCGAACTGTGGGGTCCCGATGGAACTTTACAAACTGACGGATCAGATTCCGGAAATGGTTTAGTACTTGTGACAAATTCACTTCACAACTTGAGAAAATGGAATAATGATTCAGGTTCCTTTATAAATGTGACCAACACTTTAACAGAACCTTTGTTTGATAGTACTAAAAATTACGGTTTTTTATCTTTTTTTACACATCCCTTTTTAAGTGGAACAGACGGAAGTGGAGGTTATAATGCTGGTACATTGGCTTTAAACTTAAAATCATCTGGTTCTCTCATTACAGGAGATGTGGTCTATGATAATATTTTGAATACTAAATATTACATTATTGGAAACCCTTATGCGAGTCCTATAGATTTTAGTACCATTTTGTCTGATCCTTCCAATCATGGTGTAAAAAAAATATGGCTAATTGACCCTACAGTTGGACAATTTGGAAGCTACATTACTTATGATGCTGTTGCTGGAGTGTATAGCAATGGTAGTTCAAGTTTCAGTGGAAGTACCGTTGTACAGTCTGGTCAAGCTTTTTTTGTATTAGCAGCAGGAACTGGTTCTTTAAAAACAACTACTTTAACCATAAAAGAATCCCATAAAAGTAATGCCACAACTAATTCTACCTTAAATAGAAGCACAAAAAGTAAATCTGCAAATAATTCAGCGTTGTTTAGGATACTTTTAGAAAAAGACAATGGAACTAGTTATACCAATATGGATGGTTGTGTTGCTGTTTTTTACGAAGGTGGTTCTAATGCTGTCGAGGAAAATGATGCATACAAACTAAGTAATCCCGGTGAAAATGTTAGTCTATTCAACATTTCAAGTTTTTCTATCGAACACAGAGCACCGGTTCAAGATTCTGATTTCTTGACCTTGCGTATTAGTCAGTCAATTGTTGGAGCAAATTATAAATTAAAGCTTTATACAGAGAATTTCTCTTTTACCGGCACGGCTTACTTGCAAGATTTATTTTTGGGTACTACAACACAAATTTCATTAGATGGTTCTGCCTTTGAGTATAAGTACCAAGTAACAGCTGATTCAGCTAGTATCGGAAATCGTTTTAAAGTGATTTTTAAACAAAATAACACCTTGTCTATGGAAAGTTTAGATTCTTCTCAATTTAATATCTATCCAAATCCCTTGACAAGTAGTGAAACTATTACGCTACAATTCAATTCTAAACAAGTCGCTACTAAATATACTTACCAAATAGTTAGTTTACTGGGTCAGGAAATAGTTAATGGCGATTTAATAGTGTCAAGCGGTATTGCATCAATAATATTGGATGGAAAGTTGAGCGCTGGAGTTTATATTTTACAAATTCGCGATAGGGAAAATAACGCACAGTTTACAAAAAAAATAATTATTAGATAA
- a CDS encoding nucleotidyl transferase AbiEii/AbiGii toxin family protein gives MIDNKTHQIEWISSLKNKLGRQIDPKLIEKVIWALMLLGQLRLKGLIFTFKGGTALLLATEISKRFFINIDSITEHTEKEISAVLQKIVTKKTFISWEDDNSRKHTLDAPVGHFKMYYKSAVDGHIEPVLLDLLYTPNPYPDVRELRIKHSWLATSGEDVIITMSTFDSILNDKLIAFASKQLEYYIIKTVR, from the coding sequence ATGATTGACAACAAAACACATCAGATAGAATGGATCTCCAGCTTGAAAAATAAGTTAGGAAGGCAAATTGATCCTAAATTAATTGAAAAAGTAATATGGGCATTGATGCTCTTAGGGCAGCTGCGTTTGAAAGGATTAATTTTTACTTTCAAAGGTGGAACAGCCTTGTTGCTGGCAACCGAAATCTCTAAACGTTTTTTCATTAACATTGATAGTATCACAGAACATACGGAAAAAGAAATAAGTGCCGTTTTACAAAAAATAGTTACTAAAAAAACCTTTATCAGTTGGGAAGACGACAACAGCCGCAAACATACCCTCGATGCACCTGTAGGGCATTTCAAAATGTATTATAAAAGCGCAGTGGATGGTCACATAGAGCCAGTTCTTTTGGACTTACTCTATACACCAAATCCATACCCGGACGTTCGAGAACTTCGAATAAAGCACTCATGGCTGGCTACTTCAGGAGAAGATGTTATAATTACAATGTCAACATTTGACTCTATCTTAAACGACAAATTAATAGCATTTGCATCAAAACAACTGGAATATTATATAATAAAAACCGTCAGGTAG